A window from Cryptomeria japonica chromosome 1, Sugi_1.0, whole genome shotgun sequence encodes these proteins:
- the LOC131057149 gene encoding RING-H2 finger protein ATL17-like yields MQASLYLQLRIKSSLYNRIGLDVEFIKALPMFAYESERIREWATECFVCLFEFQDGEKMKHLRSFNHSFHAACIDIWFYLNSHSIALCRTRVDPNKDGIAEYGSADIEQNTSRPELERPSSTEPS; encoded by the coding sequence ATGCAAGCAAGCCTATACCTGCAACTTAGAATTAAGAGTTCCCTCTATAATAGGATTGGATTGGATGTAGAATTCATAAAGGCTCTGCCCATGTTTGCATATGAATCAGAAAGAATCAGAGAGTGGGCAACAGAatgctttgtttgtctctttgaatTTCAAGATGGGGAAAAAATGAAGCATTTGCGCAGCTTTAATCACAGTTTCCATGCAGCTTGTATTGATATTTGGTTTTATTTAAATTCACATTCAATTGCCCTCTGTCGAACAAGAGTAGATCCCAATAAAGATGGTATTGCAGAGTATGGAAGTGCAGATATAGAACAGAATACCAGCAGGCCAGAATTAGAGAGGCCGTCTAGCACTGAACCAAGTTGA
- the LOC131057145 gene encoding pectinesterase-like, with protein sequence MAAEGSSSTPAARRHQYPEACVSALQSSYEGANSKNLAHITVKASLSGAQEAYKATLKAASEFPEFMAFEDCIELFVDAVDHVNRSMAEVPGLDMNPSKSQIANVETWISAALTDVETCLDGFRETTGTMMAKVEEHCRSLSRSLSNALYVFQLYFWAWYGFSGRPLLNNPNPHPGSGFSFPPWMSRTDRRLLQVPALELQVNATVAQDGSGQYKTIGEALMHVPSHGSERYVVYVKAGVYEENVLLYKEKTNVMLLGDGRDHTIVASSKNVKDGYTTFASATFAASGKGFIARDITFANFAGPHKNQAVALRVGADLSAFYRTITAQGRNDPNQNTGFSIQNCSIVASKDLAPVRSTYLGKPWKLFSRTVIIQSFLGDVVHPAGWLEWSEDYGLERVYFGEYMNSGPGSKLVGRVGWGLIGSLEE encoded by the exons ATGGCAGCGGAGGGAAGCTCATCGACTCCAGCTGCAAGAAGACACCAATACCCTGAGGCCTGTGTTTCAGCATTGCAATCATCATATGAAGGAGCGAATTCCAAGAATCTTGCTCATATTACTGTGAAGGCGAGTTTGAGTGGAGCCCAAGAAGCATACAAGGCGACTTTGAAAGCAGCCTCCGAGTTTCCAGAATTCATGGCTTTCGAAGATTGCATTGAACTGTTCGTAGATGCTGTGGATCACGTCAACCGGTCGATGGCAGAAGTACCTGGCCTGGACATGAATCCCTCCAAGTCTCAGATTGCAAATGTCGAGACATGGATAAGCGCGGCTCTCACTGATGTGGAGACATGCTTGGATGGTTTCAGAGAGACGACAGGGACAATGATGGCCAAGGTGGAGGAACATTGTCGATCTTTGTCAAGATCTCTCAGCAATGCTCTGTACGTGTTCCAGCTGTATTTCTGGGCGT GGTATGGGTTTTCTGGGCGTCCTCTGTTAAATAACCCTAACCCTCACCCTGGGTCTGGGTTTTCTTTTCCTCCGTGGATGTCCCGGACCGATCGGAGGCTGTTACAAGTGCCTGCGTTGGAGTTGCAGGTGAATGCAACTGTGGCTCAGGACGGCAGCGGGCAGTACAAGACCATTGGAGAGGCTCTCATGCACGTGCCGTCTCATGGCAGTGAGCGGTATGTTGTGTATGTCAAAGCTGGCGTGTATGAGGAAAATGTGCTTCTCTACAAGGAGAAGACGAATGTGATGTTGCTTGGCGATGGGCGCGACCACACCATCGTTGCATCCAGCAAAAATGTCAAGGACGGCTACACAACCTTCGCCTCTGCAACATTTG CTGCATCTGGAAAGGGATTTATTGCCCGAGATATCACCTTCGCCAACTTTGCAGGGCCGCACAAGAATCAAGCCGTAGCTCTACGTGTGGGAGCTGATCTTTCAGCCTTTTACCGCACCATTACTGCTCAGGGTAGAAATGACCCCAACCAGAACACCGGTTTTTCCATTCAAAACTGCAGCATCGTGGCCTCCAAAGATCTTGCTCCAGTGAGATCCACTTATCTTGGAAAGCCATGGAAACTGTTCTCGCGGACAGTCATCATTCAGAGCTTCTTAGGCGATGTAGTCCACCCAGCCGGCTGGCTGGAGTGGTCGGAGGATTATGGGTTGGAAAGGGTGTATTTTGGAGAATATATGAACAGCGGACCTGGCTCAAAGTTGGTCGGGCGAGTCGGATGGGGGCTTATAGGGTCATTAGAAGAGTAG